GGCCTGTCCAATGCACCAAGACGTGCCAAACACCACGGCGCTGCTGGGCCTTCAACACGCGAGCCACACTCGCCGGGGCAGGCTCGAGACGCCCATCCGAAGTAGGTGGAAGAGCTGGTGGTGCAGAAGGAGGGTCGCCCCGGTAGGCCTTCAGGAGACCGACGTTGAAGACGTCGTGGAGGCGCGAGCCCGCAGGCAACTCAAGGCGGTAGGCGAGCTTGCCGATGCGCTCCAGCACACGGAAAGGACCGGCGTAACGAGGGCCCAACTTGCGTCGGGAGCGCGGGTCCAAGGACTGGGTCGTCCGGTGAAGAAGGCGGAGCCAGACCCAGTCGTCCACCGCAAACTCCGCCTCGCGATGATGTGCATCATAGTACCTCCTCGCCAGCTGCTGAGCCTGAAGAAGTCGCTGGCGCGCCTCAGCCAGTATCTCGTCGCGGGTACGCAGCAGGTCATCCGCCGTCTCAGTACGGGCCGTGCCAGACGCATAGGGAAGCATCGCCGGTGGTGGCCTCCCGTAGACCACCTCAAAGGGAGTAGTGTGCAGCGCGGAGTGGTAGGACGTGTTGTAGCAGTACTCGGCCCACGCTAGCCAGTCCACCCAAGCTCTTGGACGATCCCCGGTGATGCAGCGCAGGTACATGGCGATGATCTTGTTGACGACCTCGGACTGGCCGTCCGTCTGAGGATGAAACGCCGTGCTCATGCGGAGCTTCACGCCCGCCAAACCAAAGAGGTCCCTCCAGACGTGACCCGTGAACACCGGATCACGATCACTGACGATGGAGGACGGAAACCCGTGGAGGCGAACGATGCCGTCGAAGAAGGCGCGTGCCACGGACGCCGCCGTATAGGGATGGCCAAGGGCGATGAAGTGCGCGTACTTGGAGAAACGGTCGACCACCGTGAGGATGACGGACTTGCCGCCAACCTTTGGCAGCCCCTCGATGAAATCCATGGAGATGTCCGCCCACACCTGGGACGGCACGTCCAGCGGTTGCAGTAAGCCcgccggacggagcgtctccgtctTGTTCCGCTGGCATGTGACACACGCTCGCACCCAGTCTCGCACCAGGACGCCATCCCCTGGAATGTAAAAATCAGCGCGGAGACGGTGCAGGGTCTTTTGGACGCCCTCGTGACCTGCAGAATGCGCCAAGGACAAAGCCTGGTGGCGCAGGTCGCCATGATCCGGCACGAAGATGCGGCGCCCATGGAGGAGTAGTCCCTCGTCCAAGCGCCATGGCGCGGCCAGCTCGCCGCCGGCCAGGCGCTGGCGCAGCTGCTGCGCATCCGCGGCCTCGGCAGTAGCGCGGCGAACCTCGTCGATGAAGGCGAAAGATGGCCCGGAGTGGATGCAGAGGGCCGCACCGACCGTGGGCGCGTCCGCGGCGTCGTCGATGTCGCGGCGGGATAGGGCGTCGGCGACTGTGTTGAGGCGGCCGGGGCGGTACTCGACGGTGAAGTCGAAGCCGAAGAGCTTGCTGATCCACTGATGCTGAGGCACTGTGGAGAGGCGCTGATCCAGCAAGAACTTCAGGCTGTAATGGTCCGTGCGCACACGGAACGTCCGGCCCCAAAGATACGCCCGCCAGTGGCGCACTGCCTGGACCAGCCCGATCAGCTCGCGCTCATATGCGGCGAGCTTGTGGTGGCGTGCGGCGAAGGGGCGGCTGAAGAAAGCGAGTGGCCCCTCGCCCTGGTGAAGGACGGCGCCGAAGCCGATGCCGGAGGCGTCGCAGTCCACCACGAACGGCTCGTCGAAGTCCGGCATTTGAAGAACGGGGCCCGTCGTGAGTGCCCGCTGCAGGGCGGCGAAGGCCGTGGCCGCCTCCTCGTCCCAGGAGAAGGCGTCGCGGCGAAGCAGGCGCGTGAGAGGCGCGGCGATGAGGCCGAAGTCCTGGATGTACCGCCGGTAGTATCCCGCGAGGCCCAAAAATCCGCGAAGAGCGCGCGGCGACTGGGGCGTCGGCCAGGCGGCGACTGCGGCGACCTTGTCCGCGTCCATCGCGACCCCGTCGGCGGAGATGACGTGGCCCAAGTACGCGACGGAGGTCGTGCcaaacgagcacttcgagcgcttgagatgaagacgatgcgctcgaagctcgttgaagatgatggccacgtgctgcaggtgctccgcccaggatgcgctgtagatcaaaatatcatcaaagaaaacaagCACAAAGCGTCGTAAGTAGGGGCTGAGCACGTCGTTCATCAGGGCCTGGAAGGTCGCCGGCGCGTTGGAGAGGCCGAACGGCATCACCAAAAACTCGTAGTGGCCGTGGTGAGTGCGgaacgccgtcttggcgatgtcgtccgggtgcatgcgcacctgatgatagcccgagcgcaagtcgagcttggtgaagaagcgCGCGCCATGCAGCTCGTCCAGGAGCTCATCCACGACGGGGATGGGGAACCTGTCCTTGGACGTGACGGTGTTGAGGGCGCGAAAGTCGATGCAGAAGCGCCACGTGCCGTCGGCCTTGCGCACAAGGAGCACGGGGGCGCAGAACGGCGACGTCGAAATCCGGATGATGCCCTGTGCTAGCATGACCGCCACCTGGCGCTCGAGCTCGTCCTTCTGGAGCTGGGGGTACCGGTACGGCCGCATAGCGACGGGCGCCGTATTCGGCAGCAGGTGTATGCGGTGGTCACAGGGCCGCGAGGGAGGGAGGCCCTGCGGCTCGTCGAAGAGGTCGCCGTGCTGCTGCAGTAAGTCGGCCAGGAGCGGGTGTGCCTCGTCAAGCGCGGCGGCCATCAGGTGGAGCTGCGGGGATGCGCCTGTGCTGCCCAAGCCCGTCCAGTGAACACGGCGGCCACCCTCGCGCCAGAAGATGAGGGACAACACGTCGAGGTCCCAAAGGATGGGGCCTAAGGTGCTCAGGAAGTCGAGGCCGAGGATGAAGTCGtagcagcccaagtcgatgccgACGCAGTCGATGGAGAATGGCTCGTCGCCCACGAGCACGGGAACCTGTCGCGCCACGCCCTGGCACGTAAGACGGTCCCCGTTGGCGACGGTGACGCTGTACTTCTCCGATCCCGCCGGCTGGAGAGCGAGGCGGCGCATGGCGGTGTTGGATAGGAAGTTGTGCGTCGAGCCCGTGTCCACCAGCGCAGTGAGACGCTCCCCATTGATCGTCACCGGGAGCAGCATCGTCTTTGCCGTCTTGATGCCCGCCATAGCATGAAGAGAGACGACGAAGGCGGACGCGTCGACCGGCGCGTAGGTCGTGACACCGGCCTCAGTGACGGTGGCGGCCGCGAGCTCGGCGGTGAGGGCCTCCACGTCGGCGTCGTCGACGGTCTCCAGGTAGAAGAGGCGGGCGCACGTGTGGCCCGGCGCGTACTTCTCATCGCAGTTGAAGCACAGCCCCTGGCGGCGCCGCTCGAGCTGCTCCGCAGCCGTCAGCCGCTTGAAGGGGCGAGTCGGCGCAGGAGGGCCCGCGGGCGCGGCGGCCGGCGCGGGGCGCGGCGGGGCGATGGGCGTCGGGGCGGGTCGGAGCGCGGGACGAGCGCTGCCACGTTGCGTGTAGACCTGCTGCATGGCGATGGCCCGCTGCTCGTAGGCCCGTGCGTAGTACATGGCCGTCTGCAGGTCCGCAGGCTCGCGCATCTCGACGTCGACGCGGATGTAGTCGGGGAGGCCGCCGACGAAGAGATCGGCGCGCTGCCGTGCCGAGACGCCCGGGGCATGGCACGCGAGCGCCTGAAAACGGTCGGCGAAGTCCTGGACCGTGGTGAAGGCGAGGCGTCCCAGCTCGGCGAGGCGGCTTCCGCGTAGGGTCGGCCCAAACCGCTGGAGGCACAGGTCACGGAAGCGCTCCCAGGACGGCATCCCGCCCTCGTCCTGCTCGAGGGCGTAGTACCAAGTCTGCGCGGCGCCCCGTAGGTGATAGGAGGCGATCCACGTGCGGTCGGTGCTGAGCGTCCGCTGCCCCCGAAAGAAGCTGCTCACACCGGTTCGGCCGATTCGGGGATCGGTGGCGCCGTCGTAGGTGGCGAACTCCAGCTTGGTGATGCGGGGCGGCTGCTGTGCCAGAGGCGGGACCTCGGGGGCGCCCTCCTGGCGGCCCGGGTTGAAGGACGTGCTCGCGGCGAAGGGGGCCGCAAACCCGCCAGGACCGCCAAGGGTGTGGGCGGGCTGCTGAACCGTCGTCCGTGCCGCAGTCTGAGTGTAGACAGGCGGCGCGTCGATCCATGTGGGAATTGGCGAAGGCGATGGCGGCCACCACGCGGGGCGCCCGTTGTTGGCGGCGGAGGCGGGCGGTGGGGCCGGCGGCGGAACGGCGGCCGGTGGGGCCGGCGGGTGCTGGCCGGCCTTGATCTCTGCGAGCTCGAAACGGATGGCGCGGAGGCGTCGGCGAGGTCCGCCAAAGTAGCGGGCAAGAGGTCGAGGCCcgtgggggcggcggcggcctggtctccgttggcggcggcggcctggtctccgttggcggcggcggcggctccctGCAGCGCGTGGGCGCCGGtcatggcggcggcggtggcggtggtggtgttggtggcggcggcggacgtgGCGGTGATGGGGTCGACGGGGGGGCTGTTGGAGCCCATGAGACCTAGGCAATCTGATACCAAAGTGGTAGAGACTAGGGTTCTACCGGGTCTAGGGCGGAGattgtaagggtggaagtgagggcggCGAGGCTGGAGagctcggcgccggcggctgggcgccgtcgcggaggaaggaggcggcggctagggttggtgcggcGGGGGCACAGGGGTCTCCCGTCTCCCTTCAGGAGACGAGACAGTAATGATACTGAATATTGTCTCCTCAATCTCGAAGGGATacaagtgtttatataggaggacggcctcctctcaaccctaatttacttgggctaagcccctaatttacttgggctaagcccataactagccactagtgggcttcCTGCGTGTATAGGTCAAACCGACCATAacagagcgtctgcgtttgtactgtgtttctcaaaaaaaaaaaaccatagaTTAATTTCCACACAATACTAGATGATACCTGGCCCCATGTTGGGGCGGTTTTTCTTTTTCGAAAATGTTGATGCACGACACTGGGCAAATAATCAACTCAATTGAAATGATCACTCTTTAGTACAAAATAGAAGAGAATAAGAAACGTAACAGCTGACATGTTGATAGATGCAAGCTGGAACGCGAGCACAAATACATTGGAGGGATCAACAGAACGTGGACACAGAACGAAAACAGACCAACTGAAGCCCCCTTCGGATGGCGTATATCCTTACTGTCAAATACTGTAGCCTGCAAGACTATATCAGTGGTGCATTCCACTTCAGAAATCATTGTGAACAAATCTGAACCAAAGATACATGTACTGCTCAGAAGAAATGAGATACATAGTGACACGAGAGATACACACTGCAAATTCACAGATAGAAAAACAAGGAGTGCTTATACCTTCCTCCATTCAACTGTAGGAAGCAAGCTCAAAACGGCTAGAAAAACTTGACAATATCCATGCCATAACAAGCAGAGCTTTACATAAAGTGACAAGAAAGGGTGCACCTGAACTACACATGCGGGTTGATGAGCTCACAAGGGGCTCAATAAACGTCTGAAAATTGCATCCATGTGCACACACACCACCCTGATAATAGTTCATTCACCTAAAGAGCTAATGATAAATCGAACATATATAATATTTCTCCAGCACCAAAGATAACAGCTAGATGAACCTGCAACGCCTTTTTGCAAGTGCAAAGCTAACAACAACCGCATTTTAAGAAGATAAGCCGTGAACAAGCGCAATTTTTATCCCCAACTATCTGTACCTTACTCGCGCTCGATCTGAATCGTCACATGACTGATGTTGTACTCTGCCTTGATGTACCCAATGACCTTGTCAAGCATCTGATCAGCATCCGCATCCTGTGTGATGGTCACATGGCATGCCAACAGCACCTTCCCCACTGTGATAGCCCAGATGTGAAGCTCATGGACAGCAATCACACCTTCCATCTCACGGAGACCACTCTCAAGCCTGGTGGCATCGATCTCGCGAGGTGTGCTCTCCATCAGAACTTCAAGAATGTTCCGAATCATCTTGACTGTGGTAAACAGTACAATCACAGAGAAGACGAGGGTGCATATGAGATCAATAATCTTCCATTCAGGCTTGTACCAGATGAGACCACCTCCAATCATTACACCAATGCTCTGGATGGAGTCCCCGATAACATGCAGATAAGCACTGTGCACATTGATATTACGGTTAGCCTTCTTAGCGGCATTGGCACCAGGCTGGGTACTCTCACAATCACCATCATGCTTAAGCAACGGTTCTTCGGCATCATGATGTAGTCCACTGCTTGAATGAGAGTGCTGATGAGTTGTGATGGTTATGGAGGTACCATGACTGTGCTCATGGCGTACATGGCCCTGCTCATGATCTTCGTGATGGGGATGGTCATCCTCCGAATGTCCATGATCATGGTCATGTGAATGTCCATGGTCATGACCATGGCTGTGCCCATGCCCACCGTGCCCATGGTCGTGACCAAGCAACACTGCCATTATGATGTTAACAAACAAGCCAAAAGCTGATACAGCAAACATGAGGGAGCCCTGCACCTCGCCGCTTTCAGTGAGGAGCCTATTGATAGCTTCGTAGACAAGTATGCCAGCAAGGAGCCATATAAGCTGAATGGAAAGCAATGCCCCCAGAATTTCAATACGGAAAAATCCGTATGACTGCTGTGGTGTCGCTTCCCAGCCAGCTGCCCATAGAGAGAATAAAGATATGGCAAATGCTGCAACATCAGATAGCAGATGGGCTGCATCAGTCAGGATTGCAAGACTGTTTGCTTTGATGCCTCCAACCACTTCAACTGCCATGAATATAACGCAAAGGATCACAGCAATtaggagcttcctcatggacgcaGATCTCTCCTTTGCATCTTTCGAGGTGTTACTGGTGTCAGAAAAGTCGCAAGCAGCACCTCTGCAAGCTTTGTTCCCAGCTGCTCCAGAAGCGGATGAAATGTCCAGTGTTACTTCAGGGACATGGGGCGGTGAGTGATTATGGCTGTCCATCTGAAAAGAAAACAAGAGTCAATACACAGGAACAGTGATTATGCTAGATCTAGTACTTGACAAATGATATCAGAAAATTTATTTATCATGTGCGCCTCCTACCAGAACTAACGTGAGAAATGAGGCGATGGAGATCCCATAATGCCATTCGTTAAGGGAAAACTGAAGCAGCACATCCATGCAGTCGCCTTGCATGGACAACCAAAAACATACATATCTAATTATGTTGTCCACATGAGTATGACAATGACTATCTATCACATGTAGGAGATCAAACAAAAACTTGTGAATATATAATCAGTTTGCACAACAGGAAAGGTTTGCACAAAAAATGACAGTGGCATGGTTTCACATAAGCTGGGAAAGCCCAGCAGCAACTGAACATAACATATTTCACATGTTTAATTAGACAGTTTATACAAGTGGTGCACCTATAGCACATCCTAATTGATATATTAGAAGATAACATGAGGTACAAAAAAGGTCAACTAAAGAAAAAGTCAATGTTCACTAGATTTGCAAAATATGACAGGAATCTGGAGCCTGCTAGCGCAAAGAATATATGCCACCAAAGACATGATGGCGAAATTTAGGTAAGACTAACTTTCAACAACATGGGTGCAGAGTAACTAAAGCAGCCACAGCTAGCAAACAGAAAAAAGAATTAACAGGAAATGCATCAAGTTTTAGCCACAAAACCTATTGGTTGGCTCCCACACAAGTTGGATCACACCAATCTGCAAACATAATAAGGCGGACATCTACTACTCTCCTAATATAAACAGAAAATTAACAAATCAACAGAGATGAAAACTAAAAGCAAAGTGGTGCCCCTGTAATTGGGAAGGTTTGCACAAATGACAGTGGCATAGTTTCACATAAGTTGGGAAAGCTCAGCAGCAACTGAACATACCATATTTCACATGTTTTATTAGACAGGTAATACAAGTGGTGCACCTATAGCACATCCTAATTGATGTACTAGATAACATAACATGAGGTCTGAAAAGGTCAACTAAAGCAAAGTCAATGTTGACTAGATTTGCAGAATATGACAGGAATCTGCAGCTTGCTAGCGCAAAGAATATATGCGCCACCGAATTCATGACAGCAAAATTTAGATAAGGCTAAGTTTCAACAACATGGGGGCAGAGTAACTCAAGTGGCCACAGCTatcaattttttttttaaaaaaaaaaagcaGGAAACACATCAAGTTTGAGTTCC
This Lolium perenne isolate Kyuss_39 chromosome 1, Kyuss_2.0, whole genome shotgun sequence DNA region includes the following protein-coding sequences:
- the LOC127345239 gene encoding metal tolerance protein 1 isoform X1 encodes the protein MDVLLQFSLNEWHYGISIASFLTLVLMDSHNHSPPHVPEVTLDISSASGAAGNKACRGAACDFSDTSNTSKDAKERSASMRKLLIAVILCVIFMAVEVVGGIKANSLAILTDAAHLLSDVAAFAISLFSLWAAGWEATPQQSYGFFRIEILGALLSIQLIWLLAGILVYEAINRLLTESGEVQGSLMFAVSAFGLFVNIIMAVLLGHDHGHGGHGHSHGHDHGHSHDHDHGHSEDDHPHHEDHEQGHVRHEHSHGTSITITTHQHSHSSSGLHHDAEEPLLKHDGDCESTQPGANAAKKANRNINVHSAYLHVIGDSIQSIGVMIGGGLIWYKPEWKIIDLICTLVFSVIVLFTTVKMIRNILEVLMESTPREIDATRLESGLREMEGVIAVHELHIWAITVGKVLLACHVTITQDADADQMLDKVIGYIKAEYNISHVTIQIERE
- the LOC127345239 gene encoding metal tolerance protein 1 isoform X2, which encodes MDSHNHSPPHVPEVTLDISSASGAAGNKACRGAACDFSDTSNTSKDAKERSASMRKLLIAVILCVIFMAVEVVGGIKANSLAILTDAAHLLSDVAAFAISLFSLWAAGWEATPQQSYGFFRIEILGALLSIQLIWLLAGILVYEAINRLLTESGEVQGSLMFAVSAFGLFVNIIMAVLLGHDHGHGGHGHSHGHDHGHSHDHDHGHSEDDHPHHEDHEQGHVRHEHSHGTSITITTHQHSHSSSGLHHDAEEPLLKHDGDCESTQPGANAAKKANRNINVHSAYLHVIGDSIQSIGVMIGGGLIWYKPEWKIIDLICTLVFSVIVLFTTVKMIRNILEVLMESTPREIDATRLESGLREMEGVIAVHELHIWAITVGKVLLACHVTITQDADADQMLDKVIGYIKAEYNISHVTIQIERE